CAGTCAGAACCATTTCCTGGCCGTTTTCAAAATAAGCGCGCTCGCCTTTTTCTTCCTCGTAAACTTCACCGTCTTTTTGCAATGAAGCGATGAAGGAATCACTTGGATCTTTAGTTTGTTCACTTGGCAAAGGAATCAGTGTTGGCTGACCTTCTTTATCGACTTTGAAATACAACAAGTGTCTCGAAGCTTGATCACTGTCAGAATAATCGGTCTCGATACGAATACGGCGTTCTTCGCCGCCGGCACGCATGTTCCAAGTCACCCAATCTTCAGAGCGAAGAATAGGATCGCCAAGATCGCTCTTTACAGTAGAGAGTAAGCTATCAAAACTTGGATCAAGACGTTCGCCGCTGGCGTTCGAAGGATTCAAACCCACGCAAGCTGCCATCTGTTTCATGCTTTGACCGAAGAACTCAGAGGCCTTGGCCAAATCAACAGGCTCTGCTTTTTTCTTATCTTGAGTTGGAGCTGCTTCCAGTCCCACCTTCGCTTGAAGGTCATCATCAAAGCGCGCATCAGGGCCTGTGTCTTCAGGCATGTCGCCGACTTCAGTGGCTGTGGTCTCTGGCGGAGGTGTTGACTTGTTGCTGCGGAACCAAACGAAGCCGCTCACGAGGGCTACGAAAATTCCCACGCCGATGCCGACTTGGAAATAATGTTTAAGCCTCAAGCTCTCTTGATCGGGTACTTGCTGATTCATCCATAAGCCTTTTTAGTTCGACCAGGAATTTCATAATGTCCTGTTCGGTATTGTAAATATGAGGACTTATGCGAAGACTGTTACAACGGACACTGACGAAAATATTCTTTTCGCGAAGTCTTCCACACAAATCCTTCACACACACTCCACCCGGGGCTCGCGCGCCGATCATGTGGCCTGTGCGACGGTTCTGAGGCACTACTTCAAATCCTAAAGTTGCCAAACCGTTTACCAAAGTTTCATTCAAAGACGTGATATGAGCAAAGATTTTTTCAGGTGTGACGGCATTGAGAACCTTCATAGCCTCAATCGCCATGGGATTTAGAGCAAAATTACTATGCTGACCGCTATCAAAACGGCGCGCGCCTATATGGTACTCGTCTGTATACTCTGTAAGCTTCGTAAAGTCTTCGCTGCAACGGCGATTCACCCAGTTGTTTTCTAAAGGCTGGCCGTTTAAGTGTCTGTCAGCGACGTACATGTAAGACACACCGTAAGGACCGAGTTGCCACTTATAACCAACGCTAAAGAGGAAATCAGGATCAAAAGCTTTTACATCAATCGGTGAAACGCCAAAGGACTGACTGATATCGACAACAAGTGCAGCGCCGACAGATTTGGCTTTCTTACTGATCGCAACCAAATCAAAGTGGCTGCCGTCAGACCAGTCCGTTTGCGGAACAGAAACCACCGCGGTGTTTTCATCAATCGCCGCCAAGAACGCCGAAGTCCAATCGTGATTCGGAGGACGAGTTACAAAAGTGCGCGTCTTCCATGGATACACGTTGGAAGGAAACTCCCCTTCCGGCATCAAAACCGTTTTACCGGCAGGCACCGGTAAATTCAGAACTGCGGTTTCCACGCCATAGCTCACAGCGGGAATCAAAGCGATATTGTCGGCAGAAGTTTTTAAGAGACTCGCGACAAGGCCACGAAGCTCATCACAACCCGTGAAAAAATCAGAAGTTTGTAAGCGCCACGGCTGTTCCTTAAAAGAAACGGCTTCCATCCCGGCCTCAGTGATCTTTTTCATCTGAGGAGAAATGAAAGCCGAATTCAAGAAACAAACCGAGTCCGGAATGTTGAATAGGGCCCTGTACGTCGACATGGGCCCAACACTACTTGATAAGACCGATCTCGCGCAATCTTTGCATGAGGAAATCGCCCCCAGTGATATCTGGGTACTTAGCGCCTGCGCCGCGGCAAGATGGCAAACAGCTCAGCATCGCATTTGGATTTGGATGCATAAAGAAAGGCATAGAATAACGAGGCTTGTTTTTAGCCTCTGGGCTATTCACAACCTGGTGAGTCGTTGACGGAATCACGTCATTCGTCAAACGAGCCAGCATATCGCCCGCATCCACGATCAAAGTATCCGGCTCAGAAACGATGTCGAGCCAAGAACCGTCGCGATCTTTCAATTGCAAGCCAGACGCGGTTGCCGCAGGCAAGATCGTGATGAAGTTAATGTCTTCGTGCGGAGCTGCACGCAAGCAACGTGGATCTGCATCCGCAGGAATCGGTGGATAGTGCAACAAACGAAGGATCGAGTTCCCTTCGTGAGTCATGCCACGGAAGAAGTCTTTTGGAACTTCCAAAGGACCCGTCAAAGCTTCAAGCATTGCTTGGCCCGCTTCTTCGAGATCTGCATAGAGTTTTGAAAACACAGGTTTGAATTCTGGAACTTCTGTCGGCCAGATATTGTCTGGATAGTATTTTTCTTTGAGTGGATGACCGTCAGCCACTTCACGGCCGACGTGCCAGAACTCTTTCAAGTCCATGACTTTTGCGTCTTTTGCATGCTCTTGACCGAATGGAGTGTAACCACGTTGACCACCACCCGCTTTAGAAATGTAAGAGCGTTTTGTTTCAACTGGAAGTTGATAGAATTTTTCGAGAATGCTGTAAGCTTTGTGAAGAAGAGCGGGCTCAACGCCGTGATCTTTCAGGATGATAAAGCCGTAATCAACAAGGCCTTTGTAAAGCTGCTCAACAAAGTGGGCTTTTTGTTCTGGAGTGCCCTTTGTGTAATGAGAAAGGCTCAGTGTTGGAACCTTACGCAGAGTCGATGAACCGGTTGCTACGGTGTTTTCCTGAAAGCTCATAAATCCCTCCCAAATGAGTCTCTAAAATAAGGGATTGGGACTTATGCGGGCAAGTCTAGAAACCGCAACTAATTATTCATTGAAAGAATGTTAAAAACGACCACTGTTTCCGCAGAGATAAAGCGGAAATGGACATCCCCATCAAGCAGTCTAAAAGCATGATCGCTTCGATATGGCGACTCTTCGTTTTCGTAACCCCGATAAAGCACAGGGCGCGGGTCTAATTTGAGGGTATCAACGATGATTTCCCGCAGTTTTTTATCCGGGTGAGCCTTCTGCCACTGCTCAATAAAGGCCTCGGCTTCGGGTAAAAATTCCACGGTGATTTGCTTTTTCTCAGCCTTATCGAGCCATCCGGTGCGGGCTTCGGGCTTGGCTTCGACCTCAGGGATATAAGGTTTGATATCGAGGATCGGGGTTCCATCAACCAGGTCCGCCCCCGCAAGGATCAAAGAATCGCCTTCAATTTTCACCAATTCCACAAGCGACAAACCGATCGGGTTTGGTCTGTGTGGACTGCGAGTCGCGAAGACTCCTAAACTTTCACCGCCGAGACGTGGCGGATGAACTTTGGCGTGATAACGAGCGGTTTTGTTTTGGTGGAACATGAAAATGAGCCAAACGTGACTGAAGTTTTCGAGCCCCTCAAGAGCTTGAACCGGCTGCAGATCTGCGCGGATTTTCAGGCGTGACCAAGCGTGCGGCGACAATCCTGGCTGTCGCGGCGTTCCAAATTTATCTCGATAGGAGGACTCGAGATAACCGATTGGTTTTAGATCACTTATTGGCTCGTAGTTCATAGGTGCTCCCTGTTTGCATTGGAAAGTAGACAATGACAAGCACATTTCTGATGACTTGAGTTGGAGCGGTGGTTATTTACCAGGCACATTTTAACAACACTGAAGGAGGCACATATGTTGCGCTTTATTCTCTCTGCAGCTTTGGTTTTGGGCATGGGCTCTGCAGCTTTGGCTGGCGAACTTGATAACGAGTCTGGAGTTACTAACAAAGAACTTCAAGGCACTTTGGTTTTGCGTGTAAACACACAAACTAACGAAGCTACTTTCGTCAAAACGGATGCAGCAATGGTTTCGAAAGAAGACGCTCAAGCTTTTGCAGCTCAAGCGACTTTCTCTCCGGTTCCAGCAGCGAACATCAAGTCTGAATTGGACAAAGATGGCGGCGCTTCTAGCTGGTACTTCTACTATCCGTCATACGGATACTACAACCCAGGTTGCAACTGGTACGGCAACTACTACAACCCGTACTACAGCTACAACTACGGATACTATAATTATTACTACTACGGCTCATACTGGTCGTATTGGAGATAGTTTCCCCATATAAAGCTGGTTCTAAGAACCAGCTTTTTTTTTGCCTTTTTTAGACGGAGGAATCTTTATGCAGAAGTTTCTTTTCACCGCGATCCTAGCTTTCTCTTTTGGTGCTCAAGCTCAGGTTTTCAAAAACATCTCTATTCTGCAAAACTCTTTGGGTTTTCAAAAATACTACAACGCGACTACTGCAAAACCTGTGAAGGTTGCGATCTTTGATAAAGGCTTCGAAGGTTACCAAGCTGAGATTGGTAAATCGCTTCCGGCAAATACAAAATACATCGCGGGTCCTGTCGCAGCTCCGGATGATCAAAAAACTGAACATGGTTTCCGCATGGCTCAGATCTTTACGGCGCTTGCGACAAACAACATGCAAAAGCCGGGCGTGATTTCTGAATTCTATCTTTACAACGTTTTCGGTTACTCTAATTTCAAAGCCGCTGTCGACGATGCGATTAAACGCGGCATCGATGTGATCTCTTACTCTGAAGTTTGGGAGTACGGTGGCAACAACGACGGTCAGGGTTTCATCAACGCTGAAGTGACTCGTGCAACTGATGCCGGCATCATCTGGGTGAATGCGGCTGGGAACTTTGCTTTAACGACTTACAACTCTGCGATTGAAACTGGCGCTGAAGACTGGGTGAAACTTCCAGACACGAATAATGCTTTGGCACTTCGTTGTGAACAAAACTCTTCTGGCAAATGTTTGATTAAAGCCGTTCTTTCTTGGAATGACTTTAAGAACGATACAAATCCAGGAACTGACAAAGACTTGGATCTTGCGATCACAGATGACATGCTCAACATCATTCAAACGAGCGGGCTTAAGCAAAGTGCAGATCCAAACGAAAACCGTCCTGGTTATTCTAAGTACGCACGTGAAATTCTGACGGCAGAATTAAAACCAGGCACTTACTATTTCCGCGTAAAAGACCGTAGCAAAAACTTCGGCAAGAACGATCGCCTTCGTCTGACTGTGGATGGCGAAAACATCACGATGCCTCACCACGTGGTGGATGAGTCGATTTTAAATCCTGGCGACAATCCTTCTGCAATCACAGTCGGTGCGTTTGATGCCAATCGCAGTGCTATTTCTTTAAAATTGAACAAGCCAGACATCGTGGCTCCGTCTTCGATGATCTTGCAAGATGGCAGCGAATTCCGCGGTAGCTCGAACTCAACAGCGGTTGTGGCAGCAGGCGTTGCTTTGATTCGCTCAATGAATCCAGGTGCAGACCGTACGAAGGTTTTGGCAAAAATGTCGAAGGCTTTTAACTGGGATCAAGGCGGCTTGAGTTTAAACTATCTGCGTTTCACTTCAACGACGAACGGTTGTTTCAACTCACGTGAGTGGATGGAGGCTCCGGATTATATCAAGCAAGCACTCACAACGGGCGGCTTGTTGGTTCAAACCAACATCCAATATCGCATCATGGTTCCGTTCGATCCATTCTTACTCGCACCAAATCTGCAACGTCAAATGCAAGACGATATGTTGGTAGCCCTTCCACAAGGCGGCTTCCAAGTCATCCGTCGCGTGGGCCCGGTTCCGCAAGGTGCGATTGAATTATTCCAGCGTCCCGCAGAAATGGGACTTTGCGAAGTTCCATTGAAGCGCGCTGGCCGAGTTTTCTTGTTGTAAAAGAATTTGAAAATTATGAATAAAAAAAGCCCGCATCGAAAAAGCGGGCTTTTTTGTTTGTCAATTCCGAAAAGCGACCTGGTACCTTTTAGGCGAGGTTTTCGTCGCCGACGGCGATGAAGGCTTCTTTGGTTTTTGCGCGGACTTCGTCGCGTTTTCTGAATTTATCCATGATCAAGTAGAAGCATGGAACTACGAACAATGTCAGAACTGTCGATACCAAGACACCGCCGATCAAGCAGATCGCCATTGGTTTCATGGTTTCAGAACCTTCGCCTGTGGCGAGAGCCGATGGGATTGCGGCAGCAATCGTCGCGGCCGATGTCATAATGATCGGACGGAGACGAACCGGGCAGGCTTCCGCCAAAGCATCGAAGGCTTTTTCAGTTCCTCGGTCACGAACCGTATTCGTGAATTCAATAAGCAGAATCGAGTTCTTTTTCACGATACCCATCAAGAGCAATAAACCGATCATCGAATACATATTGATTGACTGCCCCATCGCCCACAAACCGAAGAAAGCTCCACTAAAGCTAAACGGTAAGGCCATCAAGATCGTCACCGGATCGATGAATGAGTTGAACTGACTCGCCAGAACCATGTACGCGACGAAGAGGCCCAAAACCAATGCAAAGATCAAACTTTGGAAAGATTCTTGGAACGACTTCGCGTTACCCCCTTGGGCGATCATGTAACCAGGTTTCAAAACACGCTTGGCGATCTCTTCCACCTTGGTCATCGCCGCTTGCTGTGAAACACCGGTTTTTAAGTTGGCGCTGACCGTGATCGCACGCTGACGATTTGAACGAGAGATCGACTGCAAGCTCTTCTCGGTTTTTTCAGTCGTCACTTGCGTGATCGGGATCAAATTTCCGCGCGCATTACTGATCATCAATGATCGCAACTCTTGTTGCGGCGGTAACTGCGAGTCTAATTTCACTTTGATATCATAACGGTGACCACCCTCTGGATACTCCCCGACTTTGACACCACCGATGAGCGCATTCACAGAGTTACCGATCGCTGCCACACGGATTCCGCGATGAGCTGCTCCGATACGGTCAGGAACGATTTGAATTTCAGGCATACCAAGCAGGTAATCCGAGTCAACGTCGACCATCAAACCTGACTTCGTCATTTCTTCCATGATCTCGTCCGCTGATTTTGCCAGCTGGTCCCAATCAGAACCAAGAACTGTGAATTCCACCGGGAAGCCACGGCCTGAAGAGAATCCGCGCATCGACATATCCATCAAGACCGGACGCACATCAGGAATTTTAGCAATCGCCTTACGGGCAATCTGCATGAATTCGGCTTGCGAAAGTTCGTGGCCTGCTTCCGCATCGATTCCGCGCTGACCTTTTGGCTTCAACGATACCATCATCATAATTTGATTGGAGTCCGAAGAGCCACCGGCCCCGAAACCACCGATCACCGCATAGACCTTCTGCACTTCTTGACGAGCCCTAAACCATTTCTCCGCGGTTTCAGCTTGTTGATTCGTGTATGCCAACGAAGTTCCCACCGGCAGCATCAAGCGCGCCATGAACATGCTCATGTCCTGCGCTGGTGACATCTCTTTATTCAAGTTACGGAGAACTGTGAATGAAGCCGCAACAAACACCAACGAAGCGATGAGAACTTTCTTTGGATGGCGCAAGCAGAACTTCAAAGCACCGGCGTACCAATGAACCGTTTTATCCATCATTAATTCGAAAGCACGGCCCAAACGAGTTGTTCTATGACCCACGTGAACAAAGCTTGCACAACGCATAGGAGTGATCGTCAAAGACTCAAGCAATGACAACACCACCGCGATGGAAATCGTCACACCGAATTGCATGAAGAACTTACCGATGATCCCCTTCATGAACGCCACCGGCAAGAAGATCGCCACAACCGCGGCCGTTGCTGCCATCGCGGCAAAGGTGATTTCGCGGGCGCCGATAATCGCCGATTCGATTTTCCCTCGCCCTTGTTCATTGTAACGGAAGATATTTTCAAGAACCATGATGGCATCATCGACGACGATACCAATCGCGAGAGTCAAACCAAGCAGAGTAAATGTATTCAGCGTATAACCCAAGAAGTAGAGACCGATGAACGCCCCGAGCAACGACGTTGGAATAGATAAGAGAACGTTGAAAGTCGCCGACCAGCTCCCCAAGAACATCCAACACACAATGGATGTCAAAATCACCGCAAGACCCAAGTGCTTCACAAGTTCATGCACCGAATTTTCGATAAACACCGAGGAGTCATAGTTGACTGATAGCTTCATCCCTTCAGGCAACTGCGTTGCGAGTTCCTGCATGCGGGCTTTCACGCCACGAGCGACGGCCACCGCATTCGTGCCACGTTGTTTTTTAATACCCAATCCGAGGGCCGGTGTGCCATTAAAGCGAGAGAATCTGCGCACATCATCTAACCCCATGCTGACATCGGCCACTTGTGACAGACGAACCATATTGGTCGGATCCTGCACCGTTTGTCCACCACGACTGCTGATCACGATGGATTTAAATTCATCCACAGTTTTGGCTTCACCCATCGTACGCACGTTGAAATATTTTTTATCGTTTTCAAGAAAGCCACCTGGAAGCTCTGAGTGCTCGTTTTTAATCGCGTCCATGACGTCATTCACAGAAATATTGTAACGAAGCAGATCTTTAGGACGAACACGAACACGCATCACCGGATCTGTGTAACCACCGAGAGTCAGCTCCCCCACGCCGTCGACAGTCGTCAGACGATCTTGCAGGTAGTCTTTTGCGTACTTCATCAGGAATTCAGAATCGCCTTTATCGTAAGTCAAAGCGAGCCACAGAATCGGCTGATCTTCAGGATTGGTCTTAGAAATTGTCGGAGGATCGAGTTCATCCGGCAATTTTCTTTGTGCAGCAGCCACTTTGGCTTGAACGTCTTGAAGCGCGATATCGATATTGCGATCTAGGTCGAATTCAACCGTTACTGTTGCAGAACCGGATTTGCTGGTTGAAGTAATTCTTTGGACACCTTCCACCGTCATCAAGGCACTTTCGACGACGTCGACAACTTGAGTTTCCATGACCTCAGGTGCGGCACCCGCTAACGACAGAGATACTGTCACGGTTGGAAAGTCGACGTCTGGCAATTGGCTAAGACCCATGCGGCTGAAAGAAATCAGACCGAAGCCGATCAAACCAAACATGAGCATCCAGGCAAAAACAGGATTACGAATCGATAAATCCGAGAGCTTCATACAATACACCCCAATACGGAAACCACTGAGCTTCCACAATTCGGTTGTACGCCTGAACTATGGAAAACGTATGGATAACACTGCGATCGTCCAAGATTTTCTCAGAAAAAAAGCGGACTTTGCAGTCCGCTTTTTAAGGGTGCTGGGTATTTTAATTTCCAGTCGCAAAACTAGACTTTGGCTGTCTTGCTACTAGATTTTGAAGTTTCCGGACTTCGCCATCAAAGATTTCATGTCTTTGATAATAATTTCTTTACCGTTGAGCTCGATCAAACCTTCGTTTTTGAACTCCGTCAGGTGACGCGATAAAGATTCATTGATGGTGCTTGCCAACTGCGCAAACTCGTTGCGAGTTAGTTTCAAATTCAAGGAAATGCCAGCCGGAGTTTGCACCCCGAACTTATCCGCCAACACGACCAATTGGTACGCGATGCGCTCTTGAACTGAAGCCAAGTAGTGTAATTGATTTGTAATTTCGTAACTTTCGATATCAGACACGGCCTGCTGAAGGAGCATTTTCAACAAAGGCGACGCCTGCTGAAGTCCGGTCAAAACCACATCTTTTGGATACAACCAGACGGTTGTGGGCTTGATGGCCTTTGCCATCGAAGACGATGGTGAACCTCTTACAAGGGCTTTGTAACCAAAGAACTCACCAGGTGATACCAGTTTGGTAACATACTCTGGGGATGTTGTTCGGCCACGGGTCAAGTTTCTGTTTACAACCACCTTCACCGAACCACTGTGGACATAGTAAAGACCCTTAGACGTGTCTCCCTCTTTATAGAGGATATCTCCTTCCTTGAGCTGAATGATTTCATAGGGTAGCTCCGAAGCTGTTGAAATCACTGTACTACTTTCTGTATTCCCAATAACTCCGACGGAACCCGCATTAAGAACTGTCTGTGTTTGCATTGCAAACCTCCAATGCTTGCATTGTTTATCCGAGTGTTTACGTAAGTGTAAACTGTAGGGTCTATAAGTAGTCGGGCCCTGTGTGAAAAGCCACGCGCTACCGGCGAAGTTTTTGTTAACTTTCAGAGATAAATTTGGCTTGACCCCCCGAGGCATGAGGGCTAGATTTCCGCGAGATTTAATAAACTTTTCCAATAAAATCAGGAATTTAACTATGTTTAAAAACCTCGTATTGTTTTTTACGATTTTGGTATGTGGCATTGGTTCTTCGACACTTTCTTTTGCGGCTCCTTTAAAGGTC
The sequence above is drawn from the Bdellovibrionales bacterium genome and encodes:
- a CDS encoding aminotransferase class V-fold PLP-dependent enzyme — translated: MEAVSFKEQPWRLQTSDFFTGCDELRGLVASLLKTSADNIALIPAVSYGVETAVLNLPVPAGKTVLMPEGEFPSNVYPWKTRTFVTRPPNHDWTSAFLAAIDENTAVVSVPQTDWSDGSHFDLVAISKKAKSVGAALVVDISQSFGVSPIDVKAFDPDFLFSVGYKWQLGPYGVSYMYVADRHLNGQPLENNWVNRRCSEDFTKLTEYTDEYHIGARRFDSGQHSNFALNPMAIEAMKVLNAVTPEKIFAHITSLNETLVNGLATLGFEVVPQNRRTGHMIGARAPGGVCVKDLCGRLREKNIFVSVRCNSLRISPHIYNTEQDIMKFLVELKRLMDESASTRSRELEA
- a CDS encoding isopenicillin N synthase family oxygenase, which encodes MSFQENTVATGSSTLRKVPTLSLSHYTKGTPEQKAHFVEQLYKGLVDYGFIILKDHGVEPALLHKAYSILEKFYQLPVETKRSYISKAGGGQRGYTPFGQEHAKDAKVMDLKEFWHVGREVADGHPLKEKYYPDNIWPTEVPEFKPVFSKLYADLEEAGQAMLEALTGPLEVPKDFFRGMTHEGNSILRLLHYPPIPADADPRCLRAAPHEDINFITILPAATASGLQLKDRDGSWLDIVSEPDTLIVDAGDMLARLTNDVIPSTTHQVVNSPEAKNKPRYSMPFFMHPNPNAMLSCLPSCRGAGAKYPDITGGDFLMQRLREIGLIK
- the tsaA gene encoding tRNA (N6-threonylcarbamoyladenosine(37)-N6)-methyltransferase TrmO, whose translation is MNYEPISDLKPIGYLESSYRDKFGTPRQPGLSPHAWSRLKIRADLQPVQALEGLENFSHVWLIFMFHQNKTARYHAKVHPPRLGGESLGVFATRSPHRPNPIGLSLVELVKIEGDSLILAGADLVDGTPILDIKPYIPEVEAKPEARTGWLDKAEKKQITVEFLPEAEAFIEQWQKAHPDKKLREIIVDTLKLDPRPVLYRGYENEESPYRSDHAFRLLDGDVHFRFISAETVVVFNILSMNN
- a CDS encoding S8 family serine peptidase encodes the protein MQKFLFTAILAFSFGAQAQVFKNISILQNSLGFQKYYNATTAKPVKVAIFDKGFEGYQAEIGKSLPANTKYIAGPVAAPDDQKTEHGFRMAQIFTALATNNMQKPGVISEFYLYNVFGYSNFKAAVDDAIKRGIDVISYSEVWEYGGNNDGQGFINAEVTRATDAGIIWVNAAGNFALTTYNSAIETGAEDWVKLPDTNNALALRCEQNSSGKCLIKAVLSWNDFKNDTNPGTDKDLDLAITDDMLNIIQTSGLKQSADPNENRPGYSKYAREILTAELKPGTYYFRVKDRSKNFGKNDRLRLTVDGENITMPHHVVDESILNPGDNPSAITVGAFDANRSAISLKLNKPDIVAPSSMILQDGSEFRGSSNSTAVVAAGVALIRSMNPGADRTKVLAKMSKAFNWDQGGLSLNYLRFTSTTNGCFNSREWMEAPDYIKQALTTGGLLVQTNIQYRIMVPFDPFLLAPNLQRQMQDDMLVALPQGGFQVIRRVGPVPQGAIELFQRPAEMGLCEVPLKRAGRVFLL
- a CDS encoding efflux RND transporter permease subunit — encoded protein: MKLSDLSIRNPVFAWMLMFGLIGFGLISFSRMGLSQLPDVDFPTVTVSLSLAGAAPEVMETQVVDVVESALMTVEGVQRITSTSKSGSATVTVEFDLDRNIDIALQDVQAKVAAAQRKLPDELDPPTISKTNPEDQPILWLALTYDKGDSEFLMKYAKDYLQDRLTTVDGVGELTLGGYTDPVMRVRVRPKDLLRYNISVNDVMDAIKNEHSELPGGFLENDKKYFNVRTMGEAKTVDEFKSIVISSRGGQTVQDPTNMVRLSQVADVSMGLDDVRRFSRFNGTPALGLGIKKQRGTNAVAVARGVKARMQELATQLPEGMKLSVNYDSSVFIENSVHELVKHLGLAVILTSIVCWMFLGSWSATFNVLLSIPTSLLGAFIGLYFLGYTLNTFTLLGLTLAIGIVVDDAIMVLENIFRYNEQGRGKIESAIIGAREITFAAMAATAAVVAIFLPVAFMKGIIGKFFMQFGVTISIAVVLSLLESLTITPMRCASFVHVGHRTTRLGRAFELMMDKTVHWYAGALKFCLRHPKKVLIASLVFVAASFTVLRNLNKEMSPAQDMSMFMARLMLPVGTSLAYTNQQAETAEKWFRARQEVQKVYAVIGGFGAGGSSDSNQIMMMVSLKPKGQRGIDAEAGHELSQAEFMQIARKAIAKIPDVRPVLMDMSMRGFSSGRGFPVEFTVLGSDWDQLAKSADEIMEEMTKSGLMVDVDSDYLLGMPEIQIVPDRIGAAHRGIRVAAIGNSVNALIGGVKVGEYPEGGHRYDIKVKLDSQLPPQQELRSLMISNARGNLIPITQVTTEKTEKSLQSISRSNRQRAITVSANLKTGVSQQAAMTKVEEIAKRVLKPGYMIAQGGNAKSFQESFQSLIFALVLGLFVAYMVLASQFNSFIDPVTILMALPFSFSGAFFGLWAMGQSINMYSMIGLLLLMGIVKKNSILLIEFTNTVRDRGTEKAFDALAEACPVRLRPIIMTSAATIAAAIPSALATGEGSETMKPMAICLIGGVLVSTVLTLFVVPCFYLIMDKFRKRDEVRAKTKEAFIAVGDENLA
- a CDS encoding Crp/Fnr family transcriptional regulator; translated protein: MQTQTVLNAGSVGVIGNTESSTVISTASELPYEIIQLKEGDILYKEGDTSKGLYYVHSGSVKVVVNRNLTRGRTTSPEYVTKLVSPGEFFGYKALVRGSPSSSMAKAIKPTTVWLYPKDVVLTGLQQASPLLKMLLQQAVSDIESYEITNQLHYLASVQERIAYQLVVLADKFGVQTPAGISLNLKLTRNEFAQLASTINESLSRHLTEFKNEGLIELNGKEIIIKDMKSLMAKSGNFKI